GTAATCGCTTCATCTTCAGGCACGTCATCAAGAAACCAGCCTACTTCTTTTTGGAAAACAACCGCGATTACTGCCAGCATATCGGCACTCGGTACACGCTTTCCGCGTTCGATCATCGACAAATATGACACTGATGGTGAATTACCTGAGTCAACACGTACACAACGAGCAGACAGGTCTTCCATGGTTAAGTTATTGCGTTTACGCAAGTTTCTTATCTTTGTGCCCAAAAAATGGGTCTTTCGCATTAAGCTTTTTTCATTTCTCATTTTGTATAATTCACACTGTAAAATTTCTATTGTGAAATTGTTTGTAAAAATAGCATAGACTAAAAATCAAGCTGCTAACAAGGCTTAATGAAAAACAATAATCAGAAAGGTTTCTGACCTACACAATACGAAGAGGAATAAGGCGATGAATATGTCTACTCAAGCAAGCAATACAGCCACCCAAAACCTTAACCGCTTCATTGGTGAGCAATTTGTGGCAACGACCAATCAACAGGATCGCAGCACAAATGCAAAAGAATTTTTGGATGCACAATTTCCATTAACCGAAGGCTCACACCAGGATGTCAGCAGCTATGTTGTTTACTACACTCACTTATTAGCATTTTTAAAAGATGGTTCTCAGTGCGGCTTACAAAATCCGTGTCAATTTGTGGCATTGACTGGTCATAAAAGTGAACCGACCTCTGTAGTATTAAAAAACAACGATACCCATGTTGAAATTTGTTTCGACCGCCAAGGACAAATGGGTTCAACGGACCAGGCTAATATTGAAGACATTCAGGTTGCGATTCCAATTAAGAATTTGCCAACACCCTACAAGCAGTGGATTAGCTTAATCCACACCGGCTGTCAGCCAACTGAAGGCAACTGTAAGGTGTTTACCGCTAAAGATGGAACTGACTATGCGTTACATCAGCGTTAATGGCTTATAACGATACCCGTTGTTGCCACTGAGCAAAAAAGGCTTGTCACATCAATAATGTGACAAGCCTTTTTGTTACTTACCCACTTTGCTGCGTAGCATCCAATAATGTCGATACGCATTTATGCCGTCATACTGAGATACTGAGATACTGAGATTACGGCCAAAAGAAGCGTGATGTTTGCGAGATCTCATTAGCAGGTTCCGTTGGCGTTGGATTGTCCAAACTTTGAATTTGGGTCACCTTAAATTGCACTGTTTGTTGGGTGCTATCACTCGTGCGGTCACTCAGGCGGCCACTGAGGGTCAACGGATAATCCAGTTGTTCTGCAGGTTTTATCGCAATCAAGCTGTCGGTGACTATTTGCAATGTTTGCTTCTGGGGATCGTCATTGCTGATACTGATTTGATAAAAAGCCATTTGTTGAGTTTTATTGCGAATTTTAAGTTGATAACTGTTTTCAACCTGATCGATGCCCACTTGACGATACAAGGTTTGGCGGTCGCGGATCACATTGAGCTGTATATGGCTTAAGTGACTTAAATCGCTAATAATCAGCACAATCATGATCAGTAATGCACTAGCGTAACCAAGCGATTTTAGCGACAACAGGCTGGTTTTTGGTTGTCCTTTTAAGGCATTTTCGCTGGTAAAGCTGATTAAATTGGGAGCATAACCAAATTTTTCCATGGTTTGATTACATGCATCAACGCAGGCACCGCAGTTAATACATTCGTATTGCAAGCCGTTACGAATATCAATCCCAGTGGGGCAAACGTCAACACACAAATTACAGTCTACACAGTCACCTAGCTCCGTTGTTTGTGAGCGCTTACGTGGCCCACGAGATTCTCCTCGTGTTGCATCGTAACTGACCGTCTTAGTATTAGCGTCAAACATCACCGCTTGAAAACGTGAGTACGGGCAGCAATGTAAGCACATCATTTCGCGCATCCAACCAGCGTTTAAATAGGTGCATACTGCGAAAAACCATACCCAGGTGCCAGTCCAAAAACCACTACTCATGCTAAAAATATCAACATATAACTCGCGTGCAGGCATAAAATAACCAATAAACCCGCAGCCGGTTAGCAAGGCAAACACTATCCACACCGCATGCTTCGTCACTCGTTTACGCACTTTACTCAGTGACCATGGCGCTTTGTCTAATGCCGCTCGATGATGATGATTGCCCTCTACCTTGGCTTCAACCCACATATATATAAAGGTCCATGCGGTTTGCGGACACAAAAAGCCACACCAAACTCGGCCCCAATAAACGGTGACAAAAAATAATGCAAAAGCCGCGGCCATAAAAAACCACGCTAATACGGTAAAGTCTTGTGGCCACAGGGTGATATTGAAGAAAAAGAATTGCTGTTCGGTTACATCAAACAGAATGGCTTGTCGGCCTTGATAATTGATAAATGGGATCAGGAAAAAAATCGCAATCAGTAAAGTATTACTGTGCTGACGCAGCCGTTGAAATACGCCCTTCTGTTCACGAACATGAATTTTTGTCGACGGCGTAGCAATTTGCACCACTGGAATCCGTTGTGAAACGGCCGCTTTATCAACTGACGATGTCGCTGATGGAGTTGGAGATGATGACTTAGGCATGAATATATTCCTATAACACAATATTGCTCTGCTATAGCAAAGACTAAGCCAACTCAAAAACAAACATAATCTACTGATTCTAAACAATTAAAATAGAAGCATTATAAAGCAAAGTCACGACATATCAACTTTTACGCGATATATCGTGACTTATTAAAATGCATGATAAAAAATTAACGACTAATAGCTAACTTTTTCATCCTAGATCGTAAGGTACTCGCAGGCATATCTAACATCGCAGCAGCACCAGACGGACCAGAAATACGCCAGTGGCTAGCATTTAATATCGCAATAATATGTGCGGCTTCGGCTTGTGCCATGGTTAACGTGCTGGTAGCTAACGGTGCTGCAACCGCTACAGGTAAAGTATTAAACAGCAAATGACCGCTTTGCGATAAAATCATTTCTCGCTCAATCAGGTTTTGCAGCTCACGTACGTTACCTGGCCAGGTGTATTGCTGTAAGTTCTTCAGCCCTTTAGCACTCACTTTAGTGATTTTTTTACCAAGCTTTTTACTCAGCGATGCGACTAAATCACTGACTAATTGCGGAATATCTTCGCGGCGCTCTCGTAACGGCGGCACCGTTATTGGAAACACATTCAAGCGATAATATAAGTCCATGCGAAACAAGCCTTGCTCTACTCGCGCAGCTAAGTCGTGATGAGTGGCTGCCACTAAGCGAATATTGACCTTAATGGTTTCACTACTGCCAACGCGCTCGAAGCTTTGCTCTTGAATTACCCGCAACAATTTAGATTGTGCCGATAAACTCAACTCAGCAATTTCATCTAAAAATAAGGTACCATTATGAGCTAATTCAAAGCGGCCTTTACGCCTTGCTGTCGCCCCCGTGAAGGCACCTTTTTCATGACCAAACAGCTCACTTTCTAACAATGCGGTCGAAAATGCGGCGCAGTTAACACTCACCATTGGTTGATCTTTGCGATGGCTTAGCCTGTGTAAGTTACGTGCAACCAACTCTTTACCAGTACCATTCTCACCACAAATTAACACCGTACTGTCGGTATTAGCGACCAAATGGATCTGTTGAATGAGTTGATTGATAGGTTGGCTGTTGCCCGATATTCCTGACGCACCTTGCTGACCTTGTAGTTCAGTAAGTAAGTATTGATTTTCTGATGCTAACCGTTCTGACAAAGCCTGCACTTGTGCCAAAGCCTGTCTCAATGATTGCTCGGTATGTTTTTGCATACTCACATCACGAAATATCGCGATAACGCCAACGAGCTTTTGCTGATCATATACCGGTGTTGAGCTGTAATATACTGGAAAACTGCTGCCGTCTTTGCGCCAAAATACATCATCAGTTACTTGCCGAGGAATAGCGTCATTCAAGGTGCGATAAATAGGGCAATCGTGCTGCGGGTAATGACTCCCATTAGCATGGCTATGATGATGGCAATCGTGGATGTTTCGCCCAATTAACTCGGTACTTTTCCAACCAGTCATTTGCTCAGCAGCAGGATTAATAAATACTGCATTACCGGCTAAATCAAAGCCATATACTCCTTCTGTCATCGCATTGAGCAACAGAGTGTTTTCAGGTAGAAAATGATCGGAGCCACTATATTCAGTGATTGTAGAGTCAGTCATAGTCAATCTTTACGTTACTAGTGCATAGACTCATTATAACGATTGTGAAATATAAGTCGCGAAATATCGCGACGTCTCTAACTCATCCAAATAATAAGCTTATTTAAGCCCTTTTTACATTAACGTTGAATCTCAATGTTGTCAGCTCACAAGCCTAGCTGCCTCGGTTGTCTATATTAGCGAGAGGCTCTGCGACTTTTGCTCTTGTGTCATATCGATCATCATCTGGCTGGCGATTGAAAAAATACAGTAGCCGAGAAAATAATAGAAACCGACTTCAAAATGAGACTGAGTCTTAAGGGTGTCACCCATACCGGCAGATGCATTACCCGCCATATAAGCCACAATAATGGCAACCACAAAAACATCGGCCATAGACCATTTACCCAGGGCGCTAATCAATGTTCTAAGCTTCTGTTTTATTATGGGAGTCATAGGTAATAGTAATATCAGCATAGTCATTAACTTAACGGCGGGGAGCACAATACTGAACAAGCCAACAAGTATTGCAACGACTAGGTTATGTGATTGATATAGTGCAGTAATAATATCGATGATACTGCGGCTATTACGAAACACCTCAACCTCACCTTGAAGCGTATCTAAGCCAAACAGACTGGTAGCAACATCGAGTATTCCGCGGGTATTGGCTCGAGAGTCTTCGGTGAGATTTTGAGTTAACATTTCTTTGCCGGTATTAAGCAACTGTGATTTTTCAATAGTACCCGTCATAGTTAACATAGGTTGTGTCACACCGGGAATGAGTAATATTAACGATATCAGCACTAAACTGATAGATAGAGATATTTTCATAAACGCCTCGTTTGATGATTTACACCAAAACAAATAATCGCATTTTGCTGTGATGATGATCTATTTTGATCCCTGTAGGTTATGATGTCATATTGCATACATAATTAACCATCACGCGATACTCTTGCGACATTCTTAATAGTGAGGCGAATACATGCCAATAATCAATTTTACGACATGTTTGTTATGGTTAAGTTATTTTATTTCAGCGACCGTCACCGCCGCTACTTTAACGATTAATGTTAACGATACTCAAGGCAATATGCTCAGTGATAGCGTGGTAGAGCTGATACCTGTGTCACTGCCTGAAGTCGCATCGCCACCAACAGAATCGACGTTAGCACACTATGAAATGCGTCAACAAAATCGAATATTCTCTCCTTTTGTATTGGCTGTGCCTCAAGGCGCAAAAGTTGATTTCCCAAATTTAGATCGTACTCGGCATCATGTTTACTCATTTTCTACAGCAAAACAATTTGAACTACAATTGTATGTTGGCGCTACCGGAGACCCTATCTTATTTGATAAATCAGGATTAGTTGCCATCGGCTGTAATATTCATGATTATATGCAGGCTTTTATTTACGTCTCTAAAAGTCCTTATTTCTCGATAAGTAATGAAGTGGGTCAAATGCAGTTAACTGATTTACCTGCAGGTGAATATCAAGTCAATATCTGGCATCCTTGGCAAGTTAACGTTCAGCAGCCATCTTCGCTCACCCTTCAAAATGGTGAAAATCAATTAACCATTAGCATGGACATTGAACGCCAAGACAAACCATCGGCGCCACCTAGCGGCTTTGGAACTTATCACAACGTAAGCGATACCACGGGATAACATGCCAACTAGTTTTCGCAACAGACTGATTATTGCTTTTCTATTTATCTTAACGTTAATGCAGTTAACTACTGCGTTGTTTGTGTTAAGTGCGACTCAACGAGATTATCGTCAACAGCAAACTCAAAATCTTAAGATTGGTTCTAATGTTTTTGTTGAAATGTTGTCGAACCGCAGTGAACAGCTCAGCCAAAGTTTATCTCTGCTCAGCGCAGATTTTGGTTTTAAACGCGCGGTAGCCACTGGCGAGCAAGATACAATATCCTCAGTGTTAGCTAACCATGGTAGGCGTATTAATGCTGATGCAGCTATTTTGCTATCTCCACAGGGAGCATTGCTATCATCAAGTTTACAAGGTCTGACTCAATCCGATATTGATGGATTGTTTTCATTAACCAAAAACCGCTCAACTACTTTTGAAATTGTTAACTATGACCACCGCAGCTACCAATTTGTGTTGCAGCCCGTTAAAGCACCAACATTAATAGCCTGGGTCGGTATGGGTTTTTCGATGGATAAAAACGTCGCTGACCAAGCCAAAACGATTACTGGCATCGATATCAGTTTTATCAACCAGTCCGCCGGCAGAATTGAAATTGTATCCACCCTACCTAAGGCTCAACAACAAGATGTTTTAGCGCGTATTAGCCAACTAGCACAAACTGTTGATGTGGTTAGCGACGACATACCATCAGACTATTTGTCCACCACCATTGCGTTAGATAAAAATAGCGGTCATCAATTAGCGGTATTACATCAGTCAAATGTTAAGTGGCAGCAAAGCTACGATGCCTTACGTACCAAAATGTTAATCGTATTCGCGATAACCTGTTTATTAGCATTCATGATAGCGGCTTGGTTTGCTGGCGGTTTAACCGAACCGATTTATGCGCTAGTTAATTTTGCCCGAAAGGTTGGTCAAGGTGAGAACCCTACGCCAATCAAAGGGGCTCCGGCAGAGTTACAAGTGTTAGCCGACACTCTATCGACAATGCGTGAAAATATTGAATCACGCGAAAATGATTTAGTGTATCAATCGCAGCACGATAACCTCACCGGTTTATATAATCGTGTGGCTGCTAAGCAGCAACTGAGCCTATTGCTAAACAAAATGCATGGCGGCTTAGTGATGATAGATATCAAAAACTTTCGCCACTTGAACAATATTATTGGCTTTGCTAATGCCGACGACCTATTGGTGTTATTTGCCTGTCGCTTACAAAGCCTATCCCCTACAGCTCAACTAATATCACGCTTGGACGGCGACTCATTTTTATTGCTCTTCCAACCTAGTATTAGTACTAAACAGCTTAATAATTATTTACGCCAATTAACTCACCCATTTGCTATTCAAGGGTCAAAAATAACGGTCAACGTACGAGTCGGAATTGTTGACTTATCCCGAGGCTACGACAGTAATGATATCGATACCTTAATTCGCCATGCTGAAATTGCCCTAAATCAGGCCCGAGTTGAATCACTAGGCATTGCAACTTACCAACAAGGCGAAGATGAGCGCTATCTGCGTGAGTTAATGATTATTCGTGATTTACCCATAGCGTTAACCCAGGGCCAATTGCATTTAGTGTTTCAGCCTAAAGTTGATATTCAAGCTAATCATTGCCATGGTGCAGAAACCCTCATCCGTTGGCAGCACCCCGACCTAGGATTTATACCGCCAGATGAGTTTATTCGTTTAGCCGAAAACTCAGGCAATATATCGATGATCAGCGACTGGGTGCTAAATACCACCATTAAGCAGCTTGCAAAATGGCAACAACAAGGCATTTCACTTACGGTAGCAATTAACTTATCTGCACATGACTTAACTAACCCGCAGCTACCATTAGACATTGAACAGCTACTCAAAAGTAATAATTTGCCAATTACCGCCTTGTCGATAGAGGTAACCGAAGGTGCTGTGATGAAAGATGCACAAACGGTTATTGCCGTTTTACAACAATTTAGAAATATCGGTTTGGCAATTGCTATCGACGACTTTGGCACTGGACACTCTTCGTTAGCTTATTTAAAGTTATTACCGGTTAATGAAGTGAAAATCGATCGCAGTTTTATTAAAGATATACATACTGATGCAACTGATTTAATGATTGTCGACAGCAGCATTAGACTGATTAAAGGACTTAACTTATCTGTAGTAGCGGAAGGCGTTGAGTCCGTAGAAGGGATTGATATTCTACGCGAGCTGAATTGCGATATCATCCAGGGTTATGTGTATTCTAAACCATTAAAAGCAGATGATTTTATTGTGTGGTTCCAACAGTTTAATCATTCAAGCATTAATCATCCTAAAAAAGATACGGTGCGCTAATGTATCAACTCATAGGTATGGTATTCTCGGTACTTTTAAGCCTAGTCGTCGCTTCTGCCCAAGCTGATACCAGCAAAGTTATCGCTACTGGCGGCGCGACCACCATTGAGGGTAGTGCAGGCGGTGGCATAGTACCTTGGGCAGTAATTAATGGCTATGCAAGCTCCGATCAATGGTCTTTAACCGCCATGAATACCACCGTTTATGTTGACGACTTTACCTTGCATTCTATTGGGGCATCGTTAAGCATTGATAACCGCTTTGAACTAAGTATAGCTAAACAAACTTTCGACCTAGACACCCTCGGCGGCAAACTCGGCCAAGATATTGTAGGCGTAAAATATAAGCTAGTTGGTGAAGTACTCTACACCGCAATGCCACAAATTAGCTTAGGATTACAGTACAAACGTGTTGACGATTTTGCGTTACCACAAGCTGTTGGTGCAAGAGATGATTGGGGGCTGGATGTGTATTTAGCCGCCAGCAAAGTCTATTTTGATGCCTTTGCTGGTCGTAACTTGGTGACAAACTTAACGCTTAGAGCCACAAAAGCTAACCAAATAGGCTTACTTGGATTTAGCACGGCAACAAACAATGATTACACCTTACAAACTGAAGCCTCTATCGCGGTATTATTAACTGATAACATTGCTCTGGGTTATGAATACAAACAAAAGCCAGATAAGTTAACTTTTGCACAAGAGCAAGATTGGCAGGA
This region of Shewanella livingstonensis genomic DNA includes:
- a CDS encoding malate synthase, yielding MSTQASNTATQNLNRFIGEQFVATTNQQDRSTNAKEFLDAQFPLTEGSHQDVSSYVVYYTHLLAFLKDGSQCGLQNPCQFVALTGHKSEPTSVVLKNNDTHVEICFDRQGQMGSTDQANIEDIQVAIPIKNLPTPYKQWISLIHTGCQPTEGNCKVFTAKDGTDYALHQR
- the ccoG gene encoding cytochrome c oxidase accessory protein CcoG; translated protein: MPKSSSPTPSATSSVDKAAVSQRIPVVQIATPSTKIHVREQKGVFQRLRQHSNTLLIAIFFLIPFINYQGRQAILFDVTEQQFFFFNITLWPQDFTVLAWFFMAAAFALFFVTVYWGRVWCGFLCPQTAWTFIYMWVEAKVEGNHHHRAALDKAPWSLSKVRKRVTKHAVWIVFALLTGCGFIGYFMPARELYVDIFSMSSGFWTGTWVWFFAVCTYLNAGWMREMMCLHCCPYSRFQAVMFDANTKTVSYDATRGESRGPRKRSQTTELGDCVDCNLCVDVCPTGIDIRNGLQYECINCGACVDACNQTMEKFGYAPNLISFTSENALKGQPKTSLLSLKSLGYASALLIMIVLIISDLSHLSHIQLNVIRDRQTLYRQVGIDQVENSYQLKIRNKTQQMAFYQISISNDDPQKQTLQIVTDSLIAIKPAEQLDYPLTLSGRLSDRTSDSTQQTVQFKVTQIQSLDNPTPTEPANEISQTSRFFWP
- a CDS encoding sigma-54 interaction domain-containing protein: MTDSTITEYSGSDHFLPENTLLLNAMTEGVYGFDLAGNAVFINPAAEQMTGWKSTELIGRNIHDCHHHSHANGSHYPQHDCPIYRTLNDAIPRQVTDDVFWRKDGSSFPVYYSSTPVYDQQKLVGVIAIFRDVSMQKHTEQSLRQALAQVQALSERLASENQYLLTELQGQQGASGISGNSQPINQLIQQIHLVANTDSTVLICGENGTGKELVARNLHRLSHRKDQPMVSVNCAAFSTALLESELFGHEKGAFTGATARRKGRFELAHNGTLFLDEIAELSLSAQSKLLRVIQEQSFERVGSSETIKVNIRLVAATHHDLAARVEQGLFRMDLYYRLNVFPITVPPLRERREDIPQLVSDLVASLSKKLGKKITKVSAKGLKNLQQYTWPGNVRELQNLIEREMILSQSGHLLFNTLPVAVAAPLATSTLTMAQAEAAHIIAILNASHWRISGPSGAAAMLDMPASTLRSRMKKLAISR
- a CDS encoding paraquat-inducible protein A; the protein is MKISLSISLVLISLILLIPGVTQPMLTMTGTIEKSQLLNTGKEMLTQNLTEDSRANTRGILDVATSLFGLDTLQGEVEVFRNSRSIIDIITALYQSHNLVVAILVGLFSIVLPAVKLMTMLILLLPMTPIIKQKLRTLISALGKWSMADVFVVAIIVAYMAGNASAGMGDTLKTQSHFEVGFYYFLGYCIFSIASQMMIDMTQEQKSQSLSLI
- a CDS encoding methylamine utilization protein, with the protein product MPIINFTTCLLWLSYFISATVTAATLTINVNDTQGNMLSDSVVELIPVSLPEVASPPTESTLAHYEMRQQNRIFSPFVLAVPQGAKVDFPNLDRTRHHVYSFSTAKQFELQLYVGATGDPILFDKSGLVAIGCNIHDYMQAFIYVSKSPYFSISNEVGQMQLTDLPAGEYQVNIWHPWQVNVQQPSSLTLQNGENQLTISMDIERQDKPSAPPSGFGTYHNVSDTTG
- a CDS encoding putative bifunctional diguanylate cyclase/phosphodiesterase, translating into MPTSFRNRLIIAFLFILTLMQLTTALFVLSATQRDYRQQQTQNLKIGSNVFVEMLSNRSEQLSQSLSLLSADFGFKRAVATGEQDTISSVLANHGRRINADAAILLSPQGALLSSSLQGLTQSDIDGLFSLTKNRSTTFEIVNYDHRSYQFVLQPVKAPTLIAWVGMGFSMDKNVADQAKTITGIDISFINQSAGRIEIVSTLPKAQQQDVLARISQLAQTVDVVSDDIPSDYLSTTIALDKNSGHQLAVLHQSNVKWQQSYDALRTKMLIVFAITCLLAFMIAAWFAGGLTEPIYALVNFARKVGQGENPTPIKGAPAELQVLADTLSTMRENIESRENDLVYQSQHDNLTGLYNRVAAKQQLSLLLNKMHGGLVMIDIKNFRHLNNIIGFANADDLLVLFACRLQSLSPTAQLISRLDGDSFLLLFQPSISTKQLNNYLRQLTHPFAIQGSKITVNVRVGIVDLSRGYDSNDIDTLIRHAEIALNQARVESLGIATYQQGEDERYLRELMIIRDLPIALTQGQLHLVFQPKVDIQANHCHGAETLIRWQHPDLGFIPPDEFIRLAENSGNISMISDWVLNTTIKQLAKWQQQGISLTVAINLSAHDLTNPQLPLDIEQLLKSNNLPITALSIEVTEGAVMKDAQTVIAVLQQFRNIGLAIAIDDFGTGHSSLAYLKLLPVNEVKIDRSFIKDIHTDATDLMIVDSSIRLIKGLNLSVVAEGVESVEGIDILRELNCDIIQGYVYSKPLKADDFIVWFQQFNHSSINHPKKDTVR
- a CDS encoding DUF3034 family protein, which encodes MVFSVLLSLVVASAQADTSKVIATGGATTIEGSAGGGIVPWAVINGYASSDQWSLTAMNTTVYVDDFTLHSIGASLSIDNRFELSIAKQTFDLDTLGGKLGQDIVGVKYKLVGEVLYTAMPQISLGLQYKRVDDFALPQAVGARDDWGLDVYLAASKVYFDAFAGRNLVTNLTLRATKANQIGLLGFSTATNNDYTLQTEASIAVLLTDNIALGYEYKQKPDKLTFAQEQDWQDIFVAWFVNKHLSVVGAYVDLGNIAGLKQQQGWYLSVEGTL